The proteins below are encoded in one region of Caballeronia sp. SL2Y3:
- a CDS encoding MBL fold metallo-hydrolase, whose protein sequence is MTSNEPQPLHHAKHTSSGFENNYGHLPRESFLKWQWQRFTQGLPKPPANGYRFPSARPDVAFLKSNRSVDTLTWIGHSTALVQINGVNVLTDPVFSERASPFTFIGPKRKTPPGLALDELPHIDIVLISHNHYDHLDKASVAALNRQAGGPPRFLVPMGVKAWMTNVGITNAEELDWGDETHAAGLDIWFAPAQHWSARTPFDRAETLWGSWVVKTPPASAHPYSFFFAGDTGYSPDFRDIGARFGGFDLALIPIGAYDPRWFMHAQHVDPEEAVRIFEDIHAKRAIGVHWGTFELTDEPLDEPPHRLSEAVRKAGLPADAFTVLMHGQTVRLKAPVSQESVSTP, encoded by the coding sequence ATGACGTCGAACGAACCGCAACCGCTGCATCACGCGAAGCACACGTCGTCGGGCTTCGAAAACAACTACGGACATCTGCCGCGCGAATCATTCTTGAAGTGGCAGTGGCAGCGCTTCACGCAGGGTCTGCCGAAGCCGCCCGCAAACGGTTATCGCTTTCCCTCTGCGCGTCCGGACGTTGCCTTTCTGAAGTCGAACCGCAGTGTCGATACGCTCACGTGGATCGGTCATTCGACTGCACTCGTGCAGATAAACGGCGTCAACGTGCTGACCGACCCTGTGTTCTCCGAGCGAGCATCGCCGTTCACGTTCATCGGGCCGAAGCGCAAGACGCCGCCCGGGCTCGCGCTCGATGAGCTGCCGCATATCGACATCGTGCTGATCTCGCACAATCACTACGATCATCTCGACAAGGCGAGCGTTGCCGCATTGAACCGTCAAGCGGGAGGCCCGCCGCGGTTTCTCGTTCCAATGGGCGTAAAGGCGTGGATGACGAACGTCGGCATAACGAACGCCGAAGAGCTGGATTGGGGCGATGAAACGCACGCCGCCGGCCTCGATATCTGGTTTGCGCCCGCGCAGCACTGGTCGGCTCGCACGCCGTTCGATCGCGCCGAGACTTTATGGGGCAGTTGGGTGGTCAAGACGCCGCCGGCATCGGCGCATCCTTATTCGTTCTTCTTCGCGGGCGACACGGGCTATTCGCCGGACTTTCGCGACATAGGCGCACGCTTCGGCGGCTTCGATCTCGCGTTGATTCCCATCGGCGCCTACGACCCGCGCTGGTTCATGCATGCGCAGCACGTCGATCCGGAAGAGGCCGTGCGCATCTTCGAGGACATCCATGCGAAGCGTGCCATTGGCGTTCACTGGGGCACATTCGAGCTTACCGACGAACCGCTCGACGAACCGCCGCATCGTCTCTCAGAAGCGGTCCGAAAAGCGGGTCTGCCCGCCGATGCTTTCACCGTGCTCATGCATGGACAAACGGTTCGTCTCAAGGCGCCGGTCTCGCAGGAATCCGTAAGCACACCGTAG
- a CDS encoding ATP-binding SpoIIE family protein phosphatase yields METVLKESMAAQQRHEIAEASQIAFARRSIGELARGLGFNETVAGELAIVVTECGTNLLKHAGSGELLVRPLLDAGDRYGIEVLSVDSGPGIHDLYRCFEDGYTTAGSPGNGMGAIRRLSGELDIWSRPQQGTVMRVVCWNRAPAPLPKLTDARVTYGVVNLPLQTETVCGDAWSCSTGENGFTVLVADGLGHGPLANVAAVEAARVLGCHGDAPLERIMELANDALRSTRGAAVGIARMPVLASAASAGSAKVAFTGIGNIAASVWTEDSHRHLVSHSGIVGHGARRVQQFDVPYPPNALVVLHSDGIGSRWDLARYPGLSARHPALVAAVLYRDFARGRDDVTVFVARAAGSA; encoded by the coding sequence ATGGAAACCGTTCTGAAGGAATCGATGGCCGCGCAACAGCGCCACGAGATCGCGGAGGCAAGCCAGATCGCCTTCGCGCGACGCTCGATCGGCGAACTGGCGCGCGGACTCGGTTTCAACGAGACAGTCGCGGGCGAGCTCGCGATTGTCGTCACCGAATGCGGCACCAATCTTCTCAAGCATGCAGGCAGCGGCGAGCTGCTCGTGCGTCCGCTCTTGGACGCAGGCGACCGTTACGGCATCGAGGTTCTGTCCGTCGATAGCGGCCCCGGCATCCACGATCTTTACCGCTGCTTCGAAGATGGCTACACGACGGCCGGCAGCCCCGGCAACGGCATGGGCGCGATCCGGCGTCTGTCCGGCGAGCTCGACATCTGGAGCAGGCCGCAACAGGGTACGGTGATGCGCGTCGTCTGCTGGAACCGTGCGCCCGCGCCTCTGCCGAAGCTGACCGATGCGCGCGTGACCTACGGCGTCGTGAACCTGCCGCTTCAGACCGAGACGGTGTGCGGCGATGCGTGGTCCTGTAGCACGGGCGAAAACGGCTTCACCGTGCTGGTGGCCGACGGCCTCGGCCACGGTCCGCTCGCGAACGTCGCGGCGGTCGAGGCGGCGCGCGTGCTGGGCTGCCACGGCGATGCGCCGCTGGAACGCATCATGGAGCTCGCCAACGATGCCTTGCGTTCGACGCGCGGAGCGGCGGTCGGCATCGCGCGCATGCCGGTGCTGGCGAGCGCCGCGTCGGCGGGCAGCGCGAAGGTCGCGTTCACCGGCATCGGCAACATCGCGGCGAGCGTGTGGACGGAGGATTCGCACCGGCATCTGGTGTCGCACAGCGGCATCGTCGGGCACGGGGCGCGACGCGTTCAGCAATTCGACGTGCCGTATCCGCCGAACGCGCTCGTCGTGCTGCATTCGGATGGAATCGGTTCGCGCTGGGATCTCGCGCGCTATCCGGGCCTGAGCGCGCGGCATCCGGCGCTCGTCGCGGCGGTGCTGTACCGCGATTTCGCGCGTGGCCGCGACGACGTCACCGTGTTCGTCGCCCGCGCGGCCGGGAGCGCGTGA
- a CDS encoding DUF1328 family protein, translating into MLRYAAIFFIIAIIAAVFGFGGIATGAAEIAKILFFIFIVIFLATLLLGVFRR; encoded by the coding sequence ATGCTCCGTTACGCAGCAATCTTTTTCATCATCGCGATCATCGCGGCCGTTTTCGGCTTCGGCGGTATCGCAACGGGCGCGGCGGAAATCGCCAAGATCCTGTTCTTCATCTTCATCGTGATTTTCCTCGCGACTCTGTTGCTCGGCGTGTTCAGGCGATGA
- a CDS encoding IlvD/Edd family dehydratase → MSQQTPRRLRSQEWFDDPSHADMTALYVERFMNYGLTREELQSGRPIIGIAQTGSDLAPCNRHHIELAVRTKAGIRDAGGIPMEFPVHPLAEQSRRPTAALDRNLAYLGLVEIMHGFPLDGVVLTTGCDKTTPACLMAAATVDMPSIVLSGGPMLDGWYEGKRVGSGTVIWHARNLLAAGEIDYEGFMRLTTASSPSIGHCNTMGTALSMNSLAEALGMSLPTCASIPAAYRERGQMAYATGKRIVDMVREDMRPSKIMTRDAFINAIVVASALGASTNCPPHLIAIARHMGIELSLEDWQRYGEEIPLIVNCMPAGEYLGESFHRAGGVPAVLRQLDAAGLLRRDCLTVSGRKIGEIADEAPVADQDVIRTADEPLMHGAGFMVLSGNFFDSAIMKMSVVGDAFRKTYLSEPGAENVFEARAIVFDGPEDYHARINDPSLEIDEHCILVIRGCGTVGYPGSAEVVNMAPPAELIKRGVDSLPCMGDGRQSGTSASPSILNMSPEAAVGGGLALLRTNDRIRVDLNARSVNVLIDEAELQSRSKDAAFAPPVAQTPWQELYRQTVGQLSTGGCLEPATLYLKVIETRGNPRHSH, encoded by the coding sequence ATGTCCCAACAGACACCCCGCCGCCTGCGCAGTCAGGAATGGTTCGACGACCCTTCGCACGCCGACATGACCGCGCTGTATGTCGAGCGATTCATGAATTACGGTCTCACGCGCGAAGAGTTGCAGTCCGGCCGCCCGATCATCGGCATTGCGCAGACCGGCAGCGACCTTGCGCCGTGCAACCGGCATCACATCGAGCTTGCAGTACGCACGAAAGCCGGCATCCGCGATGCCGGCGGCATTCCGATGGAATTCCCCGTGCATCCGCTCGCCGAGCAAAGCCGCCGCCCGACCGCCGCGCTGGATCGCAACCTCGCGTATCTCGGTCTCGTCGAGATCATGCATGGCTTCCCGCTCGATGGCGTCGTGCTGACGACCGGTTGCGACAAGACCACGCCCGCATGCCTGATGGCGGCGGCAACGGTCGACATGCCGTCGATCGTGCTATCCGGCGGCCCGATGCTCGACGGCTGGTACGAAGGCAAGCGCGTCGGCTCCGGCACGGTGATCTGGCATGCGCGTAATTTGCTCGCGGCCGGCGAGATCGACTACGAAGGCTTCATGCGCCTGACGACGGCTTCGTCGCCCTCGATCGGGCACTGCAACACGATGGGCACCGCGCTCTCGATGAACAGCCTTGCCGAAGCGCTCGGCATGTCCTTGCCGACGTGCGCGAGCATTCCCGCCGCATATCGCGAGCGCGGACAGATGGCGTACGCAACGGGCAAGCGCATCGTCGATATGGTGCGAGAGGACATGCGCCCGTCGAAGATCATGACGCGCGATGCGTTCATCAATGCGATCGTCGTTGCGTCCGCGCTCGGCGCGTCGACCAATTGCCCGCCGCATCTGATCGCGATTGCGCGGCACATGGGCATCGAACTGAGTCTGGAAGACTGGCAGCGTTACGGCGAAGAGATTCCGCTCATCGTCAACTGCATGCCCGCGGGCGAATATCTGGGCGAGAGCTTCCATCGCGCGGGCGGGGTGCCTGCGGTGCTGCGTCAACTGGATGCAGCGGGGCTCTTGCGTCGCGATTGCTTGACGGTATCGGGCCGCAAGATCGGTGAGATCGCCGATGAAGCGCCCGTCGCCGATCAGGACGTGATCCGTACCGCCGACGAACCGCTGATGCACGGCGCGGGCTTCATGGTCCTGTCGGGCAACTTCTTCGACAGCGCGATCATGAAGATGTCGGTGGTCGGCGATGCATTCAGGAAGACCTATCTGAGCGAGCCGGGCGCGGAGAACGTGTTCGAAGCCCGCGCGATCGTCTTCGATGGTCCGGAGGACTATCACGCACGCATCAACGATCCGTCGCTCGAAATCGACGAGCACTGCATTCTCGTCATCCGCGGCTGCGGCACGGTGGGTTATCCGGGAAGCGCGGAAGTGGTCAACATGGCGCCGCCCGCGGAACTGATCAAGCGAGGCGTCGATTCCCTGCCGTGCATGGGCGATGGCCGGCAAAGCGGCACGTCGGCGAGTCCGTCGATTCTCAATATGTCGCCGGAAGCAGCGGTCGGCGGCGGCCTCGCGCTGTTGCGCACCAACGACCGCATCCGTGTCGATCTGAACGCGCGCTCCGTCAACGTGTTGATCGACGAAGCGGAACTGCAAAGCCGCAGCAAGGACGCGGCGTTTGCCCCGCCGGTCGCGCAAACGCCGTGGCAGGAGCTTTATCGGCAGACCGTGGGTCAGCTATCGACGGGCGGATGTCTCGAGCCCGCGACGCTTTATCTGAAGGTCATCGAAACGCGCGGCAACCCGCGGCATTCGCACTGA
- a CDS encoding response regulator, translating to MKSDWTEVLILNVDDNDGARYAKTRILSRAGFNVIEAGTGTAALERVRAESPDLVLLDVKLPDINGLEVCRQIKASAETAGTLVLQTSAAAVHSMDRIRGLEGGADSYLTEPVEPAELIAHVRALLRVRLAENALRESEERFRQLAENIDDVFWMLDPAANRLLYVSPAYARLWDCGDGAPTPEPGPDHWSGEIHPLDREHVAAAYRQLLASGAPYQVEYRIPRAHGEPRWVAERASLVKGAHGRPARIAGIVNDISERKAAEMLLRDADRRKDEFLAMLAHELRNPLAPIRNAVDLLDPERAPSPQNFSTVRAIIDRQVRHLSRLVDDLLDVARITQGKITLRREVVDIAAAVEAAVETAQPALDRKRHRLTMKLSDAPLFIIGDSVRIAQVFGNLLSNASKYSVEEGEVAIETEQVGDEVRITVRDKGIGIAADMLPHIFDLFVQSETSLERSEGGLGIGLPLAKTLVELQGGRIDAHSAGPHQGSEFVVWLPLAKGAEVTPRPVERAPASVSGGMRVLLVDDSVDAATAMSLLLEDDGFDVRTAHDATTALAISDGFAPQIILLDIGLPGMDGYTLAAEMRSRPATKDALMLAVTGYGQANDRQRSREAGFDHHLVKPVAFAEILKAVRDRFGG from the coding sequence ATGAAAAGCGACTGGACAGAAGTGCTGATTCTCAACGTCGACGACAACGACGGCGCGCGCTACGCGAAGACGCGCATTCTTTCGCGTGCGGGATTCAACGTGATCGAAGCGGGAACCGGCACCGCCGCGCTGGAGCGCGTGCGCGCCGAATCGCCGGATCTCGTGCTGCTCGACGTGAAGCTGCCCGATATCAACGGCCTCGAGGTGTGCCGGCAGATCAAGGCGTCGGCGGAGACGGCGGGAACGCTCGTGCTGCAAACGTCGGCGGCGGCGGTGCATAGCATGGATCGCATTCGCGGGCTGGAAGGCGGCGCGGATAGCTATCTGACGGAACCGGTCGAGCCCGCCGAACTGATTGCGCACGTGCGCGCGCTGCTGCGCGTGCGGCTCGCGGAAAACGCGTTGCGCGAGAGCGAGGAGCGGTTTCGCCAGCTGGCGGAGAACATCGACGACGTCTTCTGGATGCTCGATCCCGCCGCGAATCGCCTGCTTTACGTGAGCCCCGCTTACGCCCGGCTGTGGGATTGCGGCGATGGCGCGCCGACGCCCGAGCCCGGTCCGGATCACTGGTCGGGCGAGATTCATCCGCTGGATCGTGAGCATGTGGCGGCGGCGTACCGGCAATTGCTCGCGAGCGGCGCGCCGTATCAGGTCGAATATCGTATTCCGCGCGCGCACGGCGAACCGCGCTGGGTGGCCGAGCGGGCCTCGCTCGTGAAAGGGGCGCACGGGCGGCCGGCGCGTATCGCGGGCATCGTCAACGACATCTCGGAGCGCAAGGCCGCGGAGATGCTGTTACGCGACGCCGACCGCCGCAAGGACGAGTTTCTCGCGATGCTCGCGCACGAGTTGCGCAATCCGCTCGCGCCGATTCGCAATGCCGTGGACCTGCTCGACCCCGAACGCGCGCCCTCGCCGCAGAACTTCTCGACGGTGCGCGCGATCATCGACCGGCAGGTGCGGCATCTGAGCCGTCTCGTGGACGATCTGCTCGACGTGGCGCGCATCACGCAGGGCAAGATCACGCTGCGGCGCGAAGTGGTGGATATCGCGGCGGCGGTGGAAGCGGCCGTCGAAACGGCGCAGCCCGCGCTCGACAGGAAGCGTCACCGGCTCACGATGAAGCTCTCGGATGCGCCGCTCTTCATTATCGGCGACAGCGTGCGGATCGCGCAGGTGTTCGGCAATCTGCTGTCGAACGCGTCGAAGTACAGCGTCGAAGAAGGCGAGGTCGCCATCGAGACCGAGCAGGTCGGCGACGAAGTGCGCATCACCGTGCGCGACAAGGGCATCGGCATTGCGGCGGACATGCTGCCGCATATCTTCGATTTGTTCGTGCAGTCGGAGACATCGCTCGAACGCTCGGAAGGCGGCCTCGGCATCGGCTTGCCGCTGGCGAAGACGCTCGTCGAATTGCAGGGCGGGCGTATCGACGCGCATTCGGCCGGGCCGCATCAGGGCAGCGAGTTCGTCGTGTGGCTGCCGCTCGCGAAGGGGGCGGAAGTCACGCCGCGTCCCGTCGAACGTGCGCCGGCGAGTGTGAGCGGCGGCATGCGCGTGCTGCTCGTCGATGACAGCGTGGATGCGGCAACGGCGATGTCCTTGTTGCTGGAGGACGATGGCTTCGATGTGCGCACCGCGCACGATGCGACCACGGCGCTCGCCATCAGCGATGGCTTCGCGCCGCAGATCATATTGCTCGATATCGGACTGCCGGGAATGGACGGTTACACGCTTGCGGCGGAGATGCGTTCACGTCCCGCGACGAAGGATGCGCTGATGCTCGCGGTAACGGGCTATGGGCAGGCGAATGATCGGCAGCGATCGAGGGAAGCGGGCTTCGATCATCATCTGGTGAAGCCGGTGGCGTTCGCGGAGATTTTGAAAGCCGTGCGGGATCGGTTTGGCGGGTGA
- a CDS encoding anti-sigma regulatory factor, whose translation MITFDSSAARAASSPAETLPIRSDEQIVRLRQFVREKAVAQGLSLIDQTKFVTAASELARNTLIYGGGGDVHCTLVERNGRRGLKLEFVDNGPGIPDIARALSDGYTSGSGLGLGLGGAKRLCDEFDIRSAPGEGTHVSITKWKPF comes from the coding sequence ATGATCACCTTCGATTCCTCGGCAGCGCGCGCTGCCTCTTCTCCGGCCGAGACGCTGCCGATCCGCTCGGACGAGCAGATCGTGCGGCTGCGTCAGTTCGTGCGCGAGAAGGCGGTGGCGCAGGGCTTGTCCCTCATCGACCAGACCAAGTTCGTGACGGCGGCGAGCGAACTGGCACGCAACACGCTCATCTACGGTGGCGGCGGCGACGTGCACTGCACGCTTGTCGAGCGCAATGGCCGCCGTGGCCTCAAACTCGAATTCGTCGATAACGGGCCCGGCATTCCCGACATCGCCCGCGCGCTCTCGGACGGCTACACGTCCGGCAGCGGGCTGGGACTAGGTCTCGGCGGCGCGAAGCGCCTGTGCGACGAGTTCGATATCCGCTCTGCGCCGGGTGAAGGTACGCACGTCTCGATCACGAAATGGAAACCGTTCTGA
- a CDS encoding ATP-binding protein has product MTLPLYSMQIDGEHDIVAARRKARDASAALGFSAQDQTRISTSVLEAARTVLTAGARARADFAVDDATYPPRFVVRFLACAGAGERLRAMKNDDSQAALGLLAAQRLMDQCAIADEAGGGTAISLAKTLPDNAPVDASAVQAISATLSRQDSDDSTAELARQNRELIGALADLRERQEELTRLTRELEDTNRGVVALYAELDARADHLRRADESKSRFLSNMSHEFRTPLSSIRALSKLLLERIDGDLTEEQEKQVRFIRKAAEDLSETVDDLLDLAKIEAGKIEVRAAEFEVDTLFSALRGMLRPLTPGGAVELVFESCEGLPPIRTDEAKVAQVLRNFVSNALKFTERGEVRVSASYDEVRRLITFAVKDTGIGIAPEHQHVVFEEFGQVENRLQQYVKGTGLGLPLCRKLCKLLGGDVSLESELGRGSTFIATIPAEYGAPDSGHAAHGDARATVLVVASNPIERLDCEAALKASPYRTVSAATLDEASRALARTPPAALLLAVRPAASEAWIWLAALRAQAATRNVPVVVLGESEDRNEAEALGAAAFIQKPISGGELAGVLDMVSKAMDGLRRGEGLAT; this is encoded by the coding sequence ATGACGCTCCCGCTCTACTCGATGCAGATCGACGGCGAGCACGACATTGTCGCGGCTCGCCGCAAGGCGCGCGACGCGAGCGCGGCGCTCGGCTTTTCGGCGCAGGACCAGACGCGCATTTCGACCTCGGTGCTCGAAGCGGCGCGCACGGTGCTGACCGCGGGCGCCCGGGCGCGGGCGGATTTTGCGGTCGACGACGCGACGTATCCGCCGCGCTTCGTCGTGCGCTTTCTGGCGTGCGCGGGCGCGGGCGAGCGGCTTCGCGCGATGAAGAACGACGATTCGCAAGCCGCGCTCGGCCTGCTCGCCGCGCAGCGACTGATGGACCAGTGCGCGATCGCCGACGAAGCCGGCGGCGGCACGGCCATTTCGCTCGCGAAGACGCTGCCCGACAACGCGCCGGTCGATGCCAGCGCGGTGCAGGCCATATCCGCCACGCTGTCGCGCCAGGACAGCGATGATTCGACCGCGGAACTCGCGCGTCAAAACCGCGAGTTGATCGGCGCGCTCGCCGACTTGCGCGAGCGCCAGGAAGAACTCACACGCCTCACGCGCGAACTCGAAGACACGAATCGCGGCGTCGTCGCGCTGTACGCCGAACTCGACGCGCGCGCGGATCATCTGCGCCGCGCGGATGAGTCGAAATCGCGGTTCCTGTCGAACATGAGCCACGAATTCCGCACGCCGCTTTCGTCGATTCGCGCGCTGTCCAAGCTGCTGCTCGAACGTATCGACGGCGATCTGACGGAAGAGCAGGAAAAGCAGGTGCGCTTCATTCGCAAAGCGGCTGAAGATCTCTCCGAAACGGTCGACGATCTGCTCGACCTCGCGAAGATCGAAGCCGGGAAGATCGAAGTGCGCGCCGCGGAATTCGAAGTCGATACGCTCTTTTCCGCGCTGCGCGGCATGCTGCGCCCGCTTACGCCGGGCGGCGCGGTGGAACTCGTCTTCGAATCGTGCGAAGGGCTTCCGCCCATTCGCACCGACGAAGCGAAGGTCGCGCAGGTGCTGCGCAACTTCGTGTCGAATGCGCTGAAGTTCACCGAGCGCGGCGAAGTGCGCGTGTCGGCGAGTTATGACGAAGTGCGGCGCCTCATCACGTTCGCGGTAAAGGACACGGGCATCGGCATCGCGCCCGAGCATCAGCACGTCGTCTTCGAAGAATTCGGACAGGTCGAGAACCGGCTTCAGCAATACGTGAAGGGCACGGGACTCGGCCTGCCGCTGTGCAGAAAGCTCTGCAAGCTGCTCGGCGGCGACGTCTCGCTCGAGAGCGAACTCGGGCGCGGCTCCACCTTCATTGCGACGATACCGGCCGAGTACGGCGCACCGGACAGCGGTCATGCCGCGCACGGCGACGCGCGTGCTACGGTGCTTGTCGTCGCGAGCAACCCGATCGAGCGGCTCGATTGCGAAGCCGCGCTCAAGGCTTCGCCGTATCGCACGGTGAGCGCCGCGACGCTCGACGAAGCGAGCCGCGCGCTCGCGCGCACGCCGCCGGCCGCGCTGCTGCTCGCGGTGCGGCCTGCGGCGTCCGAAGCATGGATCTGGCTCGCCGCGTTGCGCGCGCAGGCAGCGACACGCAATGTACCGGTCGTCGTGCTCGGTGAGTCCGAGGACCGCAACGAGGCCGAGGCGCTCGGCGCGGCCGCGTTCATCCAGAAGCCGATCTCCGGCGGCGAACTGGCCGGCGTGCTGGACATGGTGTCGAAGGCGATGGACGGCTTGCGTCGCGGGGAAGGACTGGCGACATGA
- a CDS encoding DUF4148 domain-containing protein, with amino-acid sequence MNTIAKVVLSVAAVIAPTFAFAHDQTGPVTRAQVKAELVQLERAGFSPATGENASYPADIQAAEAKVAARNAQEAYGGMPVGATASGSMRRGGSSAAAADCVGPAGFCVPFFGN; translated from the coding sequence ATGAATACCATCGCCAAGGTTGTCTTGTCGGTCGCCGCTGTCATTGCGCCGACGTTTGCATTCGCGCACGATCAGACTGGCCCGGTGACTCGTGCGCAGGTCAAGGCTGAACTCGTGCAGTTAGAGCGGGCGGGATTTTCGCCAGCCACGGGAGAGAACGCGTCATACCCCGCGGACATTCAGGCGGCGGAGGCCAAGGTCGCGGCGCGGAACGCGCAGGAGGCTTACGGCGGCATGCCCGTGGGCGCAACTGCGTCGGGGTCGATGCGGCGCGGTGGCTCGTCGGCTGCGGCGGCGGATTGCGTCGGTCCTGCGGGCTTCTGCGTTCCGTTCTTCGGCAACTGA
- a CDS encoding LysE family translocator → MSSTLLSALPAAALFALVMSITPGPNNTMLLASGVNFGLRRTVPHVLGISAGVALLMLAAGFGLAEAFGHLPWLYTVLETASVAYLLYLAWKIGTSSSVQTRDGERRPMRFHEAVAFQWVNPKAWMMVLTAATTIHLHASLSLNAAFMALVFIVIGLPCITAWAAFGVSLRRFLANPRLLRLFNLTMAALLVLSLYPIVAHFFK, encoded by the coding sequence ATGTCCTCTACTCTCCTCAGCGCCCTACCTGCTGCCGCGCTTTTCGCGCTCGTCATGAGCATCACGCCCGGCCCGAACAACACGATGCTGCTCGCCTCGGGCGTGAATTTCGGCTTGAGACGCACGGTGCCGCATGTGCTCGGAATCAGCGCGGGCGTGGCGCTCCTGATGCTGGCCGCAGGCTTCGGTCTCGCCGAGGCATTCGGCCATCTGCCGTGGCTCTATACGGTGCTGGAGACCGCGAGCGTCGCGTACCTGCTGTATCTCGCGTGGAAGATCGGCACGTCGTCGTCCGTGCAGACGCGCGACGGCGAGCGCCGCCCGATGCGCTTTCACGAAGCCGTCGCGTTCCAGTGGGTCAATCCGAAAGCATGGATGATGGTGCTGACTGCCGCGACCACCATTCATCTGCATGCGAGTCTTTCGCTGAATGCGGCGTTCATGGCGCTCGTGTTCATCGTGATCGGTCTGCCGTGCATCACGGCGTGGGCGGCCTTCGGCGTGTCGCTGCGGCGCTTTCTCGCCAATCCGCGACTGTTGCGCCTCTTCAATCTGACGATGGCCGCGTTGCTCGTGCTGTCGCTGTATCCGATCGTCGCGCACTTCTTCAAATGA
- a CDS encoding STAS domain-containing protein produces MDRIPILTMGKLLLVTIQVDMHDRLALALQDDLTSRIVKDGAKGVLIDISSLDVVDSFIGRMIGNTAAMARVLDAETVVVGMQPSVAITLVELGLTLSGVRTALNVEKGMALLTGGGAV; encoded by the coding sequence ATGGATCGCATTCCAATTCTCACGATGGGCAAGCTGCTGCTCGTCACCATTCAAGTGGACATGCACGACCGCCTCGCGCTCGCGCTGCAGGACGATCTGACGAGCCGCATCGTCAAAGACGGCGCGAAGGGCGTGCTGATCGACATCTCGTCGCTCGACGTGGTGGATTCGTTCATCGGCAGGATGATCGGCAACACGGCGGCCATGGCGCGCGTGCTGGATGCGGAGACGGTCGTCGTCGGCATGCAGCCGTCGGTCGCGATCACGCTCGTGGAACTCGGGCTCACGCTCTCGGGCGTGCGCACGGCGCTCAATGTGGAAAAGGGCATGGCGCTGCTTACCGGGGGCGGCGCGGTCTGA
- a CDS encoding LacI family DNA-binding transcriptional regulator yields MSDVARLAGVSKMTVSRVLAGHSVASATRERVQQAIDELGYVADAAAGALSSGRSEFVAVMVPSLASSNFSDTVRGLAAALEPHGLQLLIGDTDYHLDREESLIRSMLRHQPRCIALTGSRHTDATRTLLRRSGVPVVEMWDFPSDPIDAAVGFSNVNAAREMVRYLAERGHERIGFLGGASELDRRGLDRLKGFRMEMKALGLDAERVVRLGESPITMSHGGPAIASLLAAWPDTQAVMCVSDMSAFGAIMECHRRGLSVPGDIAVAGFGNFEVAACCTPSITTVSVDAYGIGLRTGEVLLAALEEREQGAVKHASKRVRIAYQVLARESA; encoded by the coding sequence ATGTCAGACGTCGCGCGGCTTGCCGGCGTCTCGAAGATGACGGTGTCCCGCGTGCTGGCGGGTCATAGCGTTGCATCCGCGACGCGTGAACGCGTACAGCAGGCCATCGACGAACTCGGCTACGTGGCCGATGCCGCAGCAGGCGCGCTCTCGTCCGGGCGCTCCGAGTTCGTCGCAGTCATGGTGCCGTCGCTCGCTAGCTCCAACTTTTCCGATACCGTCCGCGGCCTCGCTGCCGCGCTGGAGCCGCACGGTCTGCAATTGTTGATCGGCGACACCGACTATCACCTCGACCGCGAAGAGAGCCTGATCCGCTCGATGCTGCGGCACCAGCCGCGCTGCATCGCGCTGACCGGCTCGCGTCATACGGATGCGACCCGCACGTTGCTGCGCCGCTCAGGCGTGCCTGTCGTCGAGATGTGGGACTTCCCGAGCGATCCCATCGATGCCGCGGTCGGCTTCTCCAACGTCAATGCCGCGCGCGAGATGGTGCGCTATCTCGCCGAGCGGGGCCACGAGCGCATTGGCTTTCTGGGCGGAGCGAGTGAACTGGATCGACGCGGCCTCGACCGGCTCAAAGGCTTTCGCATGGAGATGAAGGCACTCGGCCTCGACGCCGAGCGTGTCGTGCGTCTCGGCGAATCGCCGATCACGATGAGCCACGGCGGACCCGCCATCGCGTCGCTGCTCGCGGCGTGGCCCGACACGCAGGCCGTGATGTGCGTGAGCGACATGTCGGCCTTTGGCGCGATAATGGAGTGTCACCGGCGTGGGCTTTCGGTTCCCGGCGACATCGCAGTGGCCGGCTTCGGCAACTTCGAGGTCGCGGCATGTTGCACGCCTTCGATCACGACCGTATCCGTCGATGCGTATGGCATCGGCTTGCGCACGGGCGAGGTATTGCTGGCCGCACTCGAAGAACGCGAACAGGGCGCCGTCAAACACGCGAGCAAGCGGGTGCGAATAGCGTATCAGGTGCTGGCACGAGAGAGCGCCTGA